A window of Infirmifilum lucidum contains these coding sequences:
- a CDS encoding GNAT family N-acetyltransferase produces the protein MPDKTLRRITFDDPNYDGKYALVAVEDGKPIGFVLGVRRRREPKELVDVQRNLAWVKVFAVKEEYRGKGVATALFDELEERLREDESERVRVSDYSCGIYSVEWI, from the coding sequence ATCCCGGACAAGACGTTAAGAAGGATAACATTTGATGACCCAAACTACGACGGCAAGTACGCGCTAGTAGCGGTTGAAGACGGAAAGCCCATTGGCTTCGTCCTGGGGGTGAGGAGGAGAAGAGAACCGAAGGAGCTCGTTGATGTGCAAAGGAACCTGGCCTGGGTCAAGGTCTTTGCGGTTAAGGAGGAATATCGAGGTAAGGGAGTTGCTACCGCATTATTTGATGAATTAGAGGAGAGGCTGAGGGAAGATGAAAGCGAAAGGGTGAGGGTTTCAGACTACTCCTGCGGCATCTATTCTGTAGAGTGGATTTGA